In Vreelandella piezotolerans, one genomic interval encodes:
- a CDS encoding sensor histidine kinase yields the protein MRLRNLIILTVIVPLFVILVVFSLVAIKSLEDNVRSKLQTEVEIITRALSTSLSYAVARDSATPLEEALQSAFSFHRIYGAYVFDPQGREVYGLGLGKDLFTPEEIQQVIETDDMHSSYRQQEGWTYYSALTPLRTQDGTVLGVLQVNRLNTGIENYTGFISIVAVLVFVIGAAGIVFSIWWGFRHYIERPLNRLLRVMLLVEDGDRSQRATADGPTEYRRLASGLNGMLDAMAEKDRDIDARQRREIELEKRLRKSKKLAELGVLAAGVAHEIGAPLTVINGQAQRLARRDTIGDDERARLGRIRGEVERIVDIVRQLMELGRQHNVEKGHQALDQLIISASELVEEELEPRNIHLDIDLPTPTPHLLVNGQQIVQVLTNLLRNAAQAPQVSHIRVRAQAHSEELTLWVEDDGPGIPASHHHQVFDPFFTTKPVGQGSGLGLSMVHRIINDHGGTIGVFDSALGGAGFEITLPLSETASA from the coding sequence ATGCGATTACGTAACCTCATCATCTTAACGGTCATCGTGCCGCTCTTCGTGATCCTGGTGGTGTTTAGTCTAGTGGCGATCAAATCGCTGGAAGACAACGTTCGCTCCAAACTGCAAACCGAAGTCGAGATCATTACTCGCGCACTGAGCACGTCGTTGAGCTATGCGGTAGCCCGCGACAGCGCCACCCCGTTGGAAGAGGCGCTGCAGTCGGCGTTTTCGTTTCACCGTATCTATGGCGCTTACGTGTTCGATCCCCAAGGGCGTGAAGTATATGGTTTAGGGTTGGGTAAAGATCTCTTCACGCCAGAAGAGATCCAGCAGGTCATCGAAACCGACGACATGCATAGCAGCTACCGTCAGCAGGAGGGCTGGACCTACTACTCCGCCCTGACGCCGTTGCGCACCCAAGATGGCACGGTGCTGGGCGTGCTGCAGGTCAACCGCCTCAATACCGGCATCGAGAATTACACCGGTTTCATTAGCATCGTGGCGGTGCTGGTCTTCGTCATTGGCGCGGCGGGCATCGTGTTCAGCATTTGGTGGGGGTTTCGTCACTACATCGAGCGGCCGCTCAACCGCCTGCTGCGCGTCATGCTCTTGGTCGAAGATGGTGACCGCAGCCAGCGGGCCACGGCAGATGGCCCCACGGAGTATCGCCGCTTAGCCTCTGGCCTGAATGGCATGCTGGATGCCATGGCCGAAAAAGATCGCGACATCGATGCCCGCCAGCGCCGTGAAATCGAGCTGGAAAAACGCCTGCGCAAATCCAAAAAGCTGGCCGAGCTGGGCGTGCTCGCCGCCGGGGTCGCCCACGAGATCGGTGCCCCGTTGACGGTCATCAACGGTCAAGCCCAACGACTGGCACGCCGCGATACGATTGGCGACGATGAGCGGGCACGGCTGGGCAGGATACGTGGCGAAGTGGAACGTATCGTCGATATCGTCCGTCAATTGATGGAGCTTGGCCGACAACATAACGTAGAGAAAGGACACCAAGCGCTCGATCAGCTTATCATCAGCGCCAGCGAGCTGGTCGAAGAGGAGCTGGAACCACGAAATATCCACTTGGATATTGATCTTCCCACTCCGACACCCCATTTATTGGTCAATGGTCAGCAAATCGTTCAGGTGTTGACCAATTTATTACGCAATGCCGCCCAAGCTCCCCAGGTCAGCCACATTCGTGTGCGCGCGCAGGCACACAGTGAAGAGTTGACCCTTTGGGTTGAAGACGACGGGCCCGGCATACCTGCATCGCACCATCACCAAGTGTTCGATCCTTTTTTCACCACCAAGCCGGTGGGTCAAGGCAGCGGCTTGGGATTATCGATGGTGCACCGCATTATCAACGACCACGGCGGGACGATTGGCGTATTTGACAGCGCACTTGGCGGCGCTGGCTTTGAAATTACGCTGCCCCTTAGTGAAACCGCATCCGCTTGA
- a CDS encoding sigma-54-dependent transcriptional regulator, protein MTHQEHLLPLLVVEDDAAIRELLEEELNDAGYDTLGVPSAEEAIALLSHTPVAMMITDVRLPGMTGIQLLQQLRQSGSELGIIVITAFGTIDQAVEALKLGADDFLTKPLDLDAIRDAVFRVLERQRLSLSHDTELSHFHGIVGKSPAMQSLFHDASRLAKSDAPILILGESGTGKELLARAIHQESSRHDAPFVPVNCASIPADLMESEFFGHVKGAFTGANEARKGLFQSAQGGSLFLDEIGEMPINLQAKLLRALQEKTVRPVGGEREEPVDVRIIAATHRHLEKEIEQENFRSDLFYRLETFSLRIPPLRERGTDIEHLVFALIDKHADTQGKQIEQIEPEALNSLLNYSYPGNVRELENAIMRAVTLSEAGVLQHQDLPERLREQSGQQKSSTDTTPTLSGEVLPGTQIPAPAPARWPSLEEVEKRYIRKVLEATGGNKRRTAEVLGIARRTLYRRLEDSEE, encoded by the coding sequence GTGACCCATCAGGAACACCTTTTACCGTTATTGGTGGTGGAAGATGACGCCGCTATCCGTGAGTTGCTAGAGGAGGAGCTCAACGACGCGGGCTACGACACACTGGGTGTCCCCAGCGCAGAAGAAGCCATTGCCCTACTGAGCCATACGCCGGTGGCGATGATGATCACCGATGTACGGCTACCGGGCATGACCGGCATTCAGTTACTTCAACAGCTCCGCCAGAGCGGCAGCGAGCTAGGCATCATCGTGATTACCGCCTTTGGCACCATCGATCAGGCGGTAGAAGCCCTCAAGCTAGGTGCCGATGACTTTTTGACCAAACCGCTCGATTTGGATGCCATTCGTGACGCCGTTTTTCGCGTACTGGAGCGTCAGCGCTTGTCGCTGTCTCATGATACGGAGCTCAGCCATTTCCACGGCATCGTGGGTAAAAGTCCGGCCATGCAGTCGCTGTTTCACGATGCCTCTCGGTTGGCGAAAAGCGATGCGCCCATTTTGATTCTGGGTGAAAGCGGCACCGGCAAAGAGCTGCTGGCCCGGGCGATCCACCAGGAAAGTAGCCGTCACGACGCGCCCTTCGTGCCCGTGAACTGCGCCAGTATTCCTGCCGATCTGATGGAGAGCGAATTCTTCGGCCACGTAAAAGGCGCTTTCACGGGCGCAAACGAGGCCAGAAAAGGGCTTTTCCAAAGTGCCCAAGGCGGTAGCCTATTCCTCGATGAGATTGGTGAAATGCCGATCAATCTGCAGGCCAAGCTGCTGCGCGCCCTGCAAGAGAAAACCGTACGCCCCGTGGGCGGTGAGCGGGAGGAACCGGTGGATGTGCGCATCATTGCCGCTACGCACCGCCACCTGGAGAAAGAGATCGAGCAGGAGAACTTCCGTAGCGACCTGTTTTACCGCCTGGAAACCTTCTCGCTACGCATTCCACCGCTACGTGAGCGCGGCACGGACATCGAGCACTTGGTGTTCGCCTTGATCGACAAACATGCCGACACCCAAGGGAAACAGATCGAGCAGATCGAGCCAGAGGCCCTCAATAGCCTGTTGAACTACTCCTATCCCGGCAACGTGCGCGAGTTGGAGAACGCGATCATGCGCGCGGTCACGCTCAGCGAAGCAGGCGTGCTACAGCATCAGGATCTCCCCGAGCGCCTGCGCGAACAGTCCGGCCAGCAAAAGAGCAGTACCGACACGACGCCCACGCTAAGCGGGGAGGTACTACCAGGCACGCAAATTCCGGCACCCGCGCCAGCCCGCTGGCCAAGTTTGGAAGAGGTGGAAAAGCGCTATATTCGCAAAGTGTTGGAAGCGACAGGAGGAAATAAACGTCGGACGGCCGAAGTACTAGGCATCGCCCGCCGCACTCTTTACCGGCGTTTGGAAGATAGCGAGGAGTAA
- a CDS encoding quaternary amine ABC transporter ATP-binding protein, producing the protein MDETRPVKIQVRGLSKVFGKQPKKALELRDQGLKRPEILEKTGQTLGLSDISFDVYEGELLVIMGLSGSGKSTLIRCLNRLIDTTEGEIIIDGENIPTLGEKALLECRRRHFSMVFQNFALFPHRTVQQNAEFGLEIRGVEKSERQSIAHNALKQVGLEGWEDAYPNQLSGGMQQRVGLARALANDASVLLMDEAFSALDPLIRKDMQQELLQLQTKMQKTTVFITHDLDEALNIGDRIVLLKDGEVVQIGTPEEILTKPADDYVRRFIEGVDRSRILTAESAMRPVRTTARDSDGPRTALHRMRDHSIDSIYVTDRDRQLLGLLEADAASRAIEEKADTITDYLTQDFRKVPPDEPLQHLFAMFSEKSYPIAVVDEQQRLLGVVVKGAVLDELARAGEQ; encoded by the coding sequence ATGGACGAGACACGCCCTGTCAAAATTCAGGTACGCGGCTTGAGCAAGGTCTTTGGTAAACAGCCCAAAAAAGCTCTCGAGTTACGCGACCAGGGCCTCAAACGCCCTGAGATTCTCGAAAAAACTGGCCAAACCCTCGGCCTTTCCGATATCTCCTTCGACGTCTACGAAGGTGAACTACTGGTCATCATGGGCCTGTCTGGCTCGGGTAAATCCACGCTGATTCGCTGCTTGAATCGCCTGATCGATACGACCGAAGGCGAGATCATCATCGACGGAGAGAACATCCCCACGTTGGGTGAGAAAGCGCTGCTGGAGTGCCGCCGCCGTCATTTCTCGATGGTGTTTCAAAACTTCGCGCTTTTCCCTCACCGGACGGTACAACAGAACGCCGAATTTGGTTTGGAGATTCGCGGGGTAGAGAAGTCCGAGCGGCAGTCGATCGCCCACAACGCGCTCAAGCAGGTGGGCTTGGAAGGCTGGGAAGATGCCTACCCCAACCAGCTATCGGGCGGTATGCAGCAGCGTGTAGGACTTGCCCGCGCACTGGCCAACGATGCCAGCGTACTGCTCATGGACGAGGCCTTCTCAGCCCTTGATCCGCTCATCCGCAAGGACATGCAGCAAGAGCTTCTGCAGCTGCAAACCAAAATGCAGAAGACTACCGTCTTCATTACTCACGACTTGGATGAGGCGCTCAATATCGGCGACCGCATCGTGCTGCTGAAAGATGGCGAGGTGGTGCAGATCGGTACGCCCGAGGAGATTTTGACCAAGCCTGCCGATGATTACGTGCGCCGCTTCATCGAAGGGGTCGATCGTTCTCGTATCTTGACCGCCGAAAGCGCCATGCGCCCGGTGCGCACCACCGCCCGCGACAGCGACGGCCCGCGTACGGCACTGCACCGCATGCGTGATCACAGCATCGACTCCATCTATGTGACCGACCGTGACCGCCAGCTATTGGGCTTGCTGGAGGCCGACGCTGCTAGCCGTGCCATCGAGGAGAAAGCCGACACCATCACCGATTACCTGACCCAAGATTTCCGCAAAGTGCCGCCAGACGAGCCGCTGCAGCACCTCTTCGCCATGTTCAGCGAGAAGAGCTACCCCATTGCCGTGGTCGATGAGCAGCAGCGCCTATTGGGCGTCGTGGTAAAAGGCGCAGTCCTGGATGAACTGGCACGAGCAGGAGAACAGTAA
- a CDS encoding ABC transporter permease codes for MEITRIPLGSWIESGLTWLTSEYSAVTRGISRITQTGINSLNDSLMWLPEWALLAIIALLCWKLASMRLAIGATAGLALIWNLGLWNPMIETLTLVVIATLVAVVIALPVGIAAALSERLYRLIMPVLDFMQTMPAFVYLIPAIPFFGIGSVSAIFATVIFSMPPAIRFTTLGIRQVPTELIEAADAYGATRGQKLFKVQLPLSLPTVMAGINQTIMLALSMVVIAAMIGADGLGSEVWRAIQRLRPGDGFEAGIAVVILAMLLDRLTQSLRKSRRSP; via the coding sequence ATGGAGATAACACGCATTCCTTTAGGTAGTTGGATTGAATCCGGCCTGACATGGCTGACCAGCGAATACTCCGCCGTGACGCGCGGCATTTCGCGTATTACGCAAACCGGCATCAATAGTTTGAACGATAGCCTGATGTGGTTGCCCGAGTGGGCGTTGCTGGCGATCATTGCCCTGCTGTGCTGGAAACTGGCCAGCATGCGCTTGGCGATTGGCGCCACGGCTGGGCTTGCGTTGATCTGGAACCTAGGGCTTTGGAACCCGATGATCGAAACGCTGACGCTGGTGGTGATTGCCACACTAGTGGCGGTGGTCATCGCGCTGCCCGTAGGCATCGCCGCGGCGCTTTCCGAGCGACTCTACCGGCTGATCATGCCCGTGCTGGACTTCATGCAGACCATGCCCGCGTTCGTGTACCTGATCCCTGCCATCCCGTTTTTCGGCATTGGCTCGGTGTCGGCGATTTTTGCCACGGTCATCTTCTCCATGCCGCCCGCCATTCGCTTTACTACACTAGGCATCCGCCAAGTGCCGACCGAACTCATCGAAGCTGCCGACGCCTACGGTGCCACGCGAGGCCAAAAACTGTTCAAAGTGCAGTTGCCGCTGTCGCTGCCCACGGTGATGGCGGGCATCAACCAAACCATCATGCTGGCCCTGTCGATGGTGGTCATTGCCGCCATGATTGGCGCCGATGGTTTGGGTAGCGAAGTCTGGCGTGCCATCCAGCGCTTGCGTCCAGGGGATGGCTTCGAGGCCGGGATTGCCGTGGTCATTCTAGCCATGCTGCTGGACCGTCTGACGCAGTCGCTGCGCAAATCGCGCCGCTCGCCTTAG
- a CDS encoding glycine betaine ABC transporter substrate-binding protein, whose amino-acid sequence MKTRTLNHRIRLASLALVAGTGLAAGSLAHAQDQGTVNLAYVEWSSEVASTNVIAAVLEQAGFEVELTSLSAAAMFQALSTGDADAIVAAWLPTTHADYMERVGDNTEDLGPNLDGTKLGLVVPEYTDVDSIADLNDNADSFNGEIIGIDPGAGLMALTEEVVDTYDLGLNLRSGSGATMTAALASAIQNEEDVVVTGWTPHWMFARFDLKYLEDPENVYGGAEQIHTVVRSGLEEDMPEAYAILDAFEWTPEQMGEVMLMNQEDGSDPYENAKQWVEENQDVVEQWLNG is encoded by the coding sequence ATGAAAACGCGTACGTTGAATCACCGCATCCGTCTCGCCTCTTTGGCCCTGGTCGCGGGTACCGGGCTAGCCGCTGGCAGCCTGGCCCACGCCCAAGATCAAGGCACGGTCAACTTGGCCTATGTCGAGTGGTCCTCTGAAGTCGCTTCCACTAACGTCATTGCTGCGGTTCTCGAGCAGGCAGGGTTCGAGGTGGAACTGACCTCGCTGTCCGCAGCGGCCATGTTCCAAGCCCTCTCCACGGGTGATGCCGATGCCATCGTCGCCGCCTGGCTGCCGACGACCCACGCAGACTACATGGAGCGTGTCGGTGACAATACCGAAGACTTAGGCCCCAATCTGGATGGCACCAAACTCGGCTTGGTCGTACCTGAGTACACCGACGTGGACTCCATCGCCGATCTGAACGACAACGCCGACAGCTTCAACGGCGAGATCATCGGTATTGACCCCGGTGCTGGCCTGATGGCACTCACCGAAGAGGTCGTGGATACCTATGACCTCGGGCTGAACCTGCGCAGCGGCAGCGGTGCCACCATGACGGCTGCTTTGGCCAGCGCCATCCAAAACGAAGAGGATGTGGTCGTCACTGGCTGGACGCCGCATTGGATGTTTGCTCGGTTCGATCTGAAATACCTCGAAGACCCAGAAAACGTCTACGGCGGTGCCGAGCAGATCCATACCGTCGTACGTAGCGGTCTGGAAGAAGACATGCCAGAAGCCTACGCCATTCTGGATGCCTTCGAGTGGACGCCCGAGCAGATGGGCGAGGTGATGCTGATGAACCAAGAAGATGGCAGCGACCCCTACGAAAATGCCAAGCAGTGGGTAGAAGAGAACCAAGACGTGGTCGAGCAGTGGCTCAACGGCTAG
- a CDS encoding BCCT family transporter: MDNPDSKRPADEPVSEGIPAPDGPANLIDTDYVIGQDNITTSAMGFNLDLHGKVFTISSLVVLLFVILTLALQDTISPIYDAVFGFLTGNLAWFFILAANIFVILCLGLIVSPLGKIRIGGADAKPDFTYAGWFSMLFAAGMGIGLMFFGVNEPLTHFGTSLDGGDWAPLAGAEGDTAGAAALGMAATIFHWGLHPWAIYAVVALSLALFSFNKGLPLSMRSVFYPLLGERVWGWPGHLIDILAVFATLFGLATSLGLGATQAAAGLTYLFGAPESDITMILLIIGITMIAIGSIVAGVDKGVQLLSKINIAMAAALLFFVIGVGPTLLIATGFFENLLSYVVHLPALSNPFGREDANFSQGWTAFYWAWWISWSPYVGMFIARVSRGRTVREFLVSVLIVPSVVSVLWMTTFGGTAIDQYVSQGIEAVRDAGVDLQLFIMLEQLPLSQITSFIAIVLVIVFFVTSSDSGSLVIDSITAGGKVDAPKPQRVFWAIIEGAIAIALLLGGGLTALQTMAVSTGFPFTIILLVACYAIIKGLMSEPKAV; encoded by the coding sequence GTGGATAATCCTGACTCTAAGCGTCCCGCTGATGAGCCGGTATCAGAAGGCATCCCCGCCCCTGATGGCCCGGCTAACCTGATCGATACCGATTACGTGATCGGCCAAGACAACATTACGACGAGTGCAATGGGCTTCAACCTTGACCTACACGGCAAGGTATTCACCATTTCGTCACTCGTGGTGCTGCTGTTCGTCATACTCACCTTGGCACTGCAAGATACGATTTCGCCGATCTACGACGCCGTTTTTGGCTTCCTGACCGGCAATCTGGCTTGGTTCTTCATTTTGGCCGCCAATATCTTCGTCATTCTTTGCCTGGGTTTGATCGTCTCTCCCCTGGGTAAAATCCGCATTGGCGGGGCAGATGCCAAGCCGGACTTTACCTATGCCGGCTGGTTTTCGATGCTGTTCGCCGCCGGTATGGGCATTGGGCTAATGTTCTTTGGCGTCAATGAGCCGCTGACCCACTTCGGCACCTCTTTGGATGGTGGCGACTGGGCACCGCTGGCTGGCGCTGAGGGCGATACGGCAGGCGCAGCGGCGCTGGGCATGGCGGCAACGATCTTCCACTGGGGTCTGCATCCGTGGGCGATTTATGCCGTGGTGGCTCTGTCATTGGCGCTATTCTCGTTCAACAAAGGCTTGCCGCTCTCCATGCGCTCGGTGTTCTACCCGCTACTGGGTGAACGCGTTTGGGGTTGGCCGGGCCACTTGATCGACATTCTGGCAGTGTTTGCCACACTGTTTGGTCTGGCCACGTCACTGGGGCTGGGCGCTACCCAGGCCGCTGCTGGCTTGACCTATCTGTTTGGCGCGCCGGAAAGTGATATCACGATGATTCTGCTCATCATCGGTATCACGATGATAGCGATTGGCTCGATCGTTGCCGGTGTCGACAAGGGCGTACAGCTGCTGTCGAAAATCAACATCGCCATGGCTGCCGCGCTGCTGTTCTTCGTGATCGGTGTCGGCCCGACGCTGCTGATCGCGACCGGCTTTTTCGAGAACCTATTGAGCTACGTGGTTCATCTTCCGGCGCTGTCGAACCCCTTTGGCCGTGAAGACGCGAACTTTAGCCAAGGCTGGACGGCCTTCTACTGGGCATGGTGGATCTCCTGGTCTCCGTACGTCGGCATGTTCATTGCGCGGGTATCCCGCGGCCGTACCGTACGTGAGTTCCTGGTCTCCGTGCTGATCGTGCCGTCCGTCGTTTCGGTACTGTGGATGACGACCTTCGGTGGCACCGCCATCGATCAGTACGTCAGCCAAGGCATCGAGGCCGTGCGCGACGCAGGCGTGGATCTGCAGCTGTTCATCATGCTCGAGCAACTGCCGCTGTCACAGATCACCTCGTTCATCGCCATCGTGCTGGTCATCGTGTTCTTCGTGACCTCGTCGGATTCTGGCTCGCTGGTCATCGATTCCATTACCGCAGGTGGCAAGGTCGATGCACCGAAACCGCAGCGTGTGTTCTGGGCGATCATCGAAGGCGCGATTGCCATTGCACTGCTGCTGGGGGGCGGTTTGACCGCGCTGCAAACCATGGCCGTGTCGACCGGGTTCCCGTTCACCATCATTCTACTGGTGGCCTGCTACGCCATCATCAAAGGCTTGATGAGCGAACCCAAAGCAGTGTAA
- a CDS encoding 3'-5' exonuclease — MHGIRPRQKVTQADWKGYMAARAERAKDDTLIRFFDTPMPDSETPLSEVPLVALDMETTGLDERRHAIVSIGVVPFTLGRISMAQRRYWVVKPPRPLDEDSIAYHHITHSEIADAPDLDSVLDELLTVLAGRVVVVHFRNIERPFLDAAVKARRGEGVLFPMIDTMSLEARLHRQTLWARFRRWLGRPPVSIRLNASRERYGLPVYQGHHALIDALATAELLQAQIANRYSPETPLKALWC; from the coding sequence ATGCACGGTATTCGTCCGCGCCAAAAGGTCACTCAAGCCGATTGGAAGGGCTATATGGCCGCTCGGGCCGAGCGGGCCAAAGATGACACCTTGATACGCTTTTTCGATACGCCGATGCCTGATTCCGAGACGCCGCTGTCCGAGGTGCCGCTCGTCGCGCTGGATATGGAAACCACCGGACTCGATGAGCGACGCCATGCGATCGTCAGTATTGGCGTCGTGCCGTTTACGTTAGGGCGTATATCCATGGCTCAGCGCCGTTACTGGGTAGTGAAACCGCCCCGTCCGTTAGATGAGGACTCGATAGCGTATCACCACATCACGCACTCGGAGATTGCCGATGCGCCAGACTTGGATAGCGTGCTAGACGAGCTGTTGACGGTGTTGGCCGGGCGGGTCGTGGTGGTTCACTTTCGTAATATCGAGCGACCTTTTCTCGATGCGGCGGTGAAGGCGCGCCGTGGTGAGGGAGTGTTGTTTCCCATGATCGATACCATGTCGCTGGAAGCGCGGTTGCATCGACAAACACTGTGGGCCCGCTTTCGCCGCTGGCTGGGTCGTCCGCCGGTATCGATTCGCCTCAACGCCAGCCGCGAGCGCTACGGCTTACCCGTTTACCAAGGCCACCATGCGCTCATTGATGCTCTGGCCACTGCCGAGCTTTTGCAGGCGCAAATCGCCAATCGCTATAGCCCTGAGACGCCTTTAAAAGCGCTGTGGTGTTAG
- a CDS encoding DUF294 nucleotidyltransferase-like domain-containing protein, whose product MDVELLEIRQHMGQFPPFDGLSDELLDAIAEQVEVSYFKTGSDILALNDTLDELCYIRSGAVEVYRRQGELYNRLGEGDIFGHFSLLRNHKVRFPAKAIEDTLIYFIPDAVFQRLCEEDDDFADFVELERPRLETAAEQQKKSNDMMVTRIRKLVTRYPVMVEATTSVQQAARQIIDAQASAVLVIKEGSDNPRYSFQDSEGQIWQMCGILTDSDFRTRVVAEGLSPSTPVGEVISERLITVQSDASVYEAMLTMLRSNVHHLPVLYRQRPVGVVHLSDIIRYETHSGLYLVSNIFNQSSAQGLAKLAPDVRAAFVRMVQEGANSQMVGSALSTIGRSFTRRLLELAEDTLGPPPVPYCFMVNGSMARNEQSIVTDQDNALILSDDFVAEEHDEYFHALAAFVSDGLAACGYTYCKGDVMATNRQWRQPLAVWKRYFQDWMANPTPEKLLHSSIFFDLDSVYGEDLFVETLQDLIAQTAPKSPLFLAAMARNALNRTPPLGFFRTIVMEKDGKHNNSINLKRRGTAPMVDLIRVHALACGSKAQSSFQRLDDISKTQLLATGVSDKLSYALEFLCMSRIRHQMIDLQEEREPDNNIEPENVEDSERHTLKDAFQVLSNAQKFLKFRYPVPTQRQRR is encoded by the coding sequence ATGGACGTCGAGTTATTAGAAATACGCCAGCACATGGGGCAGTTTCCCCCGTTTGATGGCTTATCGGATGAACTGCTGGATGCGATTGCCGAGCAGGTAGAGGTAAGCTACTTCAAAACGGGCAGCGATATTCTGGCGCTCAACGATACCCTCGACGAGCTTTGCTACATCCGCAGCGGCGCGGTCGAGGTGTATCGTCGCCAAGGAGAGCTCTACAACCGCTTGGGCGAGGGCGATATTTTTGGTCACTTCAGCCTGCTGCGAAATCACAAGGTTCGCTTTCCTGCCAAAGCCATTGAAGACACGCTGATTTACTTTATTCCCGACGCGGTATTTCAGCGCCTATGTGAAGAGGACGATGACTTTGCCGACTTCGTCGAACTCGAGCGCCCACGCTTAGAGACTGCCGCAGAGCAGCAGAAGAAGTCGAACGACATGATGGTGACGCGTATTCGCAAACTGGTCACCCGCTATCCGGTCATGGTGGAGGCGACGACGAGTGTCCAGCAGGCGGCTAGGCAAATTATCGATGCCCAGGCGTCTGCGGTGTTGGTCATCAAAGAGGGGAGCGATAACCCTCGCTATAGCTTTCAGGATAGCGAAGGCCAAATTTGGCAGATGTGCGGTATTCTCACCGATAGCGATTTCCGCACGCGGGTCGTGGCCGAGGGGCTATCGCCCAGCACCCCTGTGGGAGAGGTCATCTCCGAGCGGCTGATTACCGTCCAGTCCGATGCATCCGTGTATGAAGCGATGCTGACCATGCTGCGTAGCAACGTCCATCACCTCCCGGTACTCTACCGCCAGCGCCCGGTGGGTGTGGTGCACCTATCCGATATCATTCGCTACGAAACGCACAGCGGACTCTACCTGGTGAGCAATATCTTCAACCAGTCCAGTGCACAAGGGCTTGCCAAACTGGCGCCCGACGTTCGAGCAGCGTTCGTACGCATGGTGCAGGAGGGCGCAAACTCGCAAATGGTGGGCAGCGCGCTCTCTACCATCGGCCGCAGCTTCACCCGCCGACTGCTGGAGTTGGCAGAAGATACGTTGGGTCCGCCGCCGGTACCCTACTGCTTCATGGTCAATGGCTCCATGGCGCGTAACGAGCAGAGCATCGTCACGGATCAGGATAACGCGCTGATTCTCTCCGATGACTTCGTTGCCGAAGAGCATGATGAGTACTTCCATGCGTTGGCCGCGTTCGTCAGCGACGGCCTTGCCGCCTGTGGCTATACGTACTGCAAAGGGGATGTCATGGCGACCAACCGGCAGTGGCGTCAGCCGTTGGCGGTATGGAAGCGCTACTTCCAGGACTGGATGGCGAACCCAACGCCCGAGAAGCTGCTGCACAGCTCGATCTTTTTCGATCTCGATAGTGTTTACGGGGAGGACCTGTTCGTTGAAACGCTGCAGGATTTAATTGCCCAAACGGCTCCCAAATCACCGCTGTTCCTGGCGGCCATGGCGCGTAATGCGCTCAATCGCACCCCACCTTTGGGCTTTTTCCGCACTATCGTCATGGAAAAAGATGGCAAGCACAACAACTCCATCAACCTCAAGCGACGCGGCACGGCGCCGATGGTAGATTTGATTCGTGTGCATGCCTTGGCCTGTGGTTCTAAAGCGCAAAGCTCCTTTCAACGGTTGGACGACATCAGCAAAACCCAGCTGCTAGCCACCGGGGTGAGTGACAAACTCAGCTATGCGCTCGAGTTCTTGTGCATGTCGCGGATCCGTCACCAAATGATCGACCTGCAGGAGGAGCGTGAGCCGGACAATAATATCGAGCCGGAGAACGTAGAAGACAGCGAACGGCACACCCTAAAGGATGCTTTTCAGGTGTTGAGCAATGCTCAGAAATTTTTGAAGTTCCGCTACCCCGTTCCCACCCAACGGCAGAGGCGCTGA
- a CDS encoding DUF4168 domain-containing protein, with protein MQRMTALFSAALLATGLMAGTAHAQQADGQAQDPMATQQAPTQDFSDQQLQQFADASQEIAVISQEYTQRLQEAEDEAAQQEVRAEANDRMIEVVEDSGLDVDTFNAIGQSIQQDPEMMQRVQEMASQS; from the coding sequence ATGCAACGTATGACTGCTTTGTTCTCTGCTGCACTTCTTGCGACGGGTCTGATGGCGGGCACCGCTCACGCCCAACAAGCCGACGGTCAAGCGCAGGACCCAATGGCTACTCAACAAGCCCCGACTCAGGATTTTTCTGATCAGCAGCTACAGCAGTTCGCCGATGCTTCTCAAGAAATCGCCGTGATCTCGCAAGAGTACACACAGCGTCTGCAGGAAGCAGAAGACGAAGCCGCACAACAGGAAGTACGCGCTGAAGCTAACGACCGCATGATCGAAGTCGTCGAAGATAGCGGCTTGGATGTCGATACGTTCAACGCAATTGGTCAGTCCATCCAGCAAGATCCAGAAATGATGCAGCGCGTTCAGGAAATGGCTAGCCAGTCGTAA